The following proteins are encoded in a genomic region of Streptomyces sp. NBC_01723:
- a CDS encoding pyridoxal-phosphate-dependent aminotransferase family protein has translation MTHPLLDLPPLTAGRFAAIEDRVARLLGTAQDVVVMQGEALLPLEGAIRAAAGPGTVALNIVTGPYGQTFGNWLRDCGATVHDLAVPFHTAVSAEQVRGAFAEHPEIDFVSLVHAEAATGNTNPVAEIGEAVRAQGALFYLDAVASVGAEPVLPDAWGVDLCVIGAQKAMGGPAGVSAVSVSERAWARMAANPAAPRRSYLSLLDWKERWIDGGRRALLHAPAQLEMLALEACVERIEAEGPETVMARHAAAAAATRAGALALGGLEPYVYEAKEAAPVATTLRTPSDVDASALVARALAADPALPLAAGGGALAGEMVRVNHYGPDATLMAVQGCLTALGAALTETGRKADPEGARRAAGDAWERPVRAGLSGA, from the coding sequence GTGACCCACCCGCTCCTGGACCTCCCCCCGCTGACCGCCGGTCGCTTCGCCGCGATCGAGGACCGGGTCGCGCGTCTGCTCGGGACCGCGCAGGACGTCGTGGTCATGCAGGGCGAGGCGCTGCTGCCGCTGGAGGGCGCGATCCGTGCCGCCGCGGGGCCGGGCACCGTCGCGCTCAACATCGTCACCGGGCCGTACGGGCAGACCTTCGGGAACTGGCTGCGGGACTGCGGCGCGACCGTGCACGACCTCGCCGTGCCGTTCCACACGGCCGTCTCCGCCGAGCAGGTCCGCGGGGCCTTCGCGGAGCACCCGGAGATCGACTTCGTGTCGCTGGTGCACGCCGAGGCGGCGACCGGCAACACCAACCCGGTCGCGGAGATCGGCGAGGCCGTCCGGGCGCAGGGCGCGCTGTTCTACCTGGACGCCGTGGCCTCCGTGGGCGCCGAGCCGGTGCTGCCGGACGCATGGGGCGTGGACCTGTGCGTGATCGGCGCGCAGAAGGCGATGGGCGGTCCGGCCGGAGTCTCGGCGGTGTCGGTCAGCGAGCGGGCGTGGGCGCGCATGGCGGCGAACCCGGCGGCACCGCGCCGGTCGTACCTCTCGCTGCTGGACTGGAAGGAGCGCTGGATCGACGGCGGCCGCAGGGCGCTGCTGCACGCGCCGGCCCAGCTGGAGATGCTCGCGCTGGAGGCCTGCGTGGAGCGCATCGAGGCGGAGGGCCCCGAGACGGTGATGGCGCGGCACGCGGCGGCCGCGGCGGCCACCCGGGCCGGCGCCCTCGCGCTGGGCGGCCTGGAGCCGTACGTGTACGAGGCGAAGGAGGCGGCGCCGGTCGCCACGACCCTGCGGACGCCGTCGGACGTCGACGCGTCCGCCCTGGTGGCCCGGGCCCTGGCGGCCGACCCCGCGCTGCCGCTGGCCGCGGGCGGGGGCGCGCTGGCCGGCGAGATGGTCCGGGTCAACCACTACGGTCCGGACGCGACGCTCATGGCCGTACAGGGCTGTCTGACGGCACTGGGTGCCGCGCTGACGGAGACGGGGCGGAAGGCCGATCCGGAGGGCGCCCGGCGGGCCGCCGGGGACGCCTGGGAGCGGCCGGTCCGGGCCGGCCTTTCCGGAGCATGA
- the ectA gene encoding diaminobutyrate acetyltransferase has product MTAAQADLQIDRPRVADGAALWRIAKDSKTLDLNSSYSYLLWCRDFAATSAVARDGHGVPVGFVTGYIRPDRPDTLLVWQVAVDEAYRGRRLAASLLDGLVARTVAECATTTLETTISPDNTASQRLFTSFAERHGARLDREVLFDTDLFPDGPHEPEVLYRIGPLTAAG; this is encoded by the coding sequence ATGACTGCCGCGCAAGCAGACCTGCAAATCGATCGTCCGAGAGTGGCCGACGGCGCCGCCCTGTGGCGGATAGCCAAGGATTCCAAGACCCTCGACCTGAACTCGTCGTACAGCTACCTGCTCTGGTGCCGGGACTTCGCCGCCACCTCGGCCGTTGCTCGCGACGGGCACGGGGTGCCGGTCGGCTTCGTCACCGGCTACATCCGGCCCGACCGGCCGGACACGCTGCTGGTGTGGCAGGTGGCCGTGGACGAGGCGTACCGTGGACGCAGGCTCGCGGCTTCACTGCTCGACGGGCTGGTCGCCCGCACTGTCGCGGAGTGCGCGACGACGACCTTGGAGACCACCATCTCCCCCGACAACACCGCGTCCCAGCGGTTGTTCACCTCGTTCGCCGAGCGGCACGGTGCCCGGCTCGATCGCGAGGTGCTGTTCGACACGGACCTCTTCCCGGACGGGCCGCACGAGCCCGAGGTCCTGTACCGCATCGGTCCCCTGACCGCAGCCGGCTGA